One genomic segment of Helianthus annuus cultivar XRQ/B chromosome 14, HanXRQr2.0-SUNRISE, whole genome shotgun sequence includes these proteins:
- the LOC110905722 gene encoding succinate--CoA ligase [ADP-forming] subunit beta, mitochondrial-like produces the protein MHGEWRWVGNGYNGYHKKLHGGTPANFLDVGGNASEGQVVEAFKILTSDDKVALKVPVVVRLEGTNVDQGKRIPKESGMTLITAEDLDDAAEKAVKALKSA, from the exons ATGCATGGTGAATGGCGCTGGGTTGGCAATGGCTACAATGGATATCATAAAAAGTTACATGGAGGAACACCTGCCAATTTTCTAGATGTAGGTGGGAACGCTTCTGAAGGACAG GTTGTTGAGGCTTTCAAGATCTTGACATCTGATGACAAG GTTGCATTAAAGGTGCCCGTTGTGGTTCGTCTTGAAGGCACAAATGTTGATCAAGGAAAGAGGATTCCTAAG GAAAGCGGGATGACGTTGATTACAGCTGAGGATTTGGATGATGCAGCCGAGAAAGCCGTTAAAGCACTTAAATCAGCTTAA